A genomic stretch from Lathyrus oleraceus cultivar Zhongwan6 chromosome 2, CAAS_Psat_ZW6_1.0, whole genome shotgun sequence includes:
- the LOC127119913 gene encoding arabinosyltransferase XEG113 — MAFEEVAYSRPLFLTIYTVVIVGIVVSSFYVFSAIHYSSKTSSSAWSSFPPLSNEDSRLNVSQSEVVRVVPSAFPEPQNVSKMPVLNVPPRNKKMPPLEDFKLTKELVQQRVKDNIIIVTFGNYAFMDFILTWVKQLNDLGLSNYLVGAMDTKLLEALYWKGIPVFDMNSHMSTVDVGWGTPTFHKMGREKVILINSILPYGFELLMCDTDMVWLKNPLPYFARYPGADVLTSSDQVVPTVVDDSLEVWQEAGAAYNIGIFHWRPTESAIKLAKEWKELLLGDDSIWDQNGFNDIVHRELGPSVDEDSGLVYAYDGKLKLGILPSSIFCSGHTYFVQAMYQQLRLEAYAVHTTFQYAGTEGKRHRLREGMLFHDPPEYYNPPGGFLSFKPSIPKSLLLTGNHTVGSHFTLINYQMKQIRTALAIASILNRTLVMPPLWCRIDRLWFPHPGVLEGSMTRQPFLCPLDHVFEVNVMLKELPKEEFGPGIDIREYSILDNPSLPLEVKKSRLDVHLCKEGTQDCNASNNVTVGEVLKFPKHSNEETFMKVFSSFKDVKVIQFSSMRDAFTGFTNKEREDRFRTRVKHYTGIWCCVANHTPGHIYYDMYWDEKPGWKPIPPQTSADDHPPW, encoded by the exons ATGGCGTTTGAGGAAGTAGCATATTCAAGGCCTCTTTTCCTCACGATCTACACCGTTGTTATTGTTGGCATCGTTGTTTCCTCCTTCTACGTCTTCTCTGCAATTCACTACTCTTCCAAAACCTCTTCTTCTGCTTGGTCCTCTTTTCCTCCTCTTTCAA ATGAGGATTCCCGGCTTAACGTTTCTCAGTCAGAAGTGGTGCGTGTTGTACCATCTGCTTTCCCTGAGCCACAGAATGTGTCAAAGATGCCTGTTTTGAATGTTCCTCCTCGCAATAAAAAGATGCCACCTTTGGAAGATTTTAAACTGACCAAAGAGCTTGTTCAACAAAGGGTGAAAGATAACATTATAATAGTTACCTTTGGTAACTATGCGTTCATGGACTTTATTCTGACATGGGTTAAGCAATTGAATGATCTGGGCCTTTCCAATTATCTTGTTG GTGCAATGGACACCAAATTATTGGAGGCACTTTACTGGAAAGGGATACCGGTTTTTGATATGAACAGTCATATGAGCACCGTAGATGTTGGCTGGGGTACTCCAACATTTCATAAGATGGGCAGAGAAAAAGTTATTTTGATAAACTCCATACTGCCTTATGGTTTCGAACTATTGATGTGTGATACGGACATGGTTTGGTTGAAG AATCCACTTCCATATTTTGCTCGTTATCCCGGAGCAGATGTTTTAACATCCAGTGATCAAGTTGTACCAACTGTTGTTGATGATAGTCTGGAAGTTTGGCAAGAAG CTGGTGCGGCCTACAATATAGGAATTTTCCATTGGAGACCTACAGAGTCTGCGATAAAATTGGCAAAGGAATGGAAGGAACTGCTTCTGGGTGATGATAGTATATGGGATCAGAACGGGTTTAATGATATTGTCCACAGAGAGTTAGGACCGTCGGTTGATGAGGACAGTGGACTTGTTTATGCTTATGATGGAAAACTAAAGCTCGGAATTTTGCCTTCAAGTATCTTCTGCAGTGGCCATACATATTTTGTCCAG GCTATGTATCAGCAACTTAGGTTGGAGGCGTATGCAGTGCACACTACATTTCAATATGCAGGGACTGAAGGAAAGCGCCACCGACTACGAGAAGGCATGCTTTTCCATGACCCACCTGAGTACTATAATCCTCCTG GGGGTTTCTTGTCATTTAAGCCATCTATTCCGAAGAGCTTGTTACTAACTGGGAACCATACTGTTGGATCACATTTTACCCTCATTAATTACCAA ATGAAACAGATTAGGACTGCACTTGCAATTGCCTCCATTCTTAACAGAACGCTG GTCATGCCCCCACTATGGTGCAGGATTGATAGGCTATGGTTCCCTCATCCAGGTGTTTTGGAGGGGTCTATGACTAGACAACCTTTTCTCTGTCCTTTGGATCATGTATTTGAG GTGAATGTCATGTTGAAAGAACTCCCGAAGGAAGAGTTTGGCCCCGGAATAGATATTAGAGAGTACTCCATACTTGATAATCCCTCATTGCCCTTAGAG GTGAAAAAGTCGCGGCTCGATGTTCACCTCTGTAAAGAGGGAACACAAGATTGTAATGCTTCAAATAATGTAACTGTTGGGGAAGTACTTAAATTTCCAAAGCATAGCAATGAAGAAACG TTCATGAAAGTATTTTCGTCCTTCAAGGATGTAAAAGTCATCCAGTTCTCGTCAATGCGAGACGCATTTACAGGTTTCACAAATAAG GAAAGAGAAGATAGATTCAGAACACGAGTTAAACATTACACCGGTATATGGTGCTGTGTGGCGAATCACACGCCGGGTCATATATATTATGATATGTATTGGGACGAGAAACCTGGATGGAAGCCAATCCCTCCACAAACTTCTGCAGATGATCATCCACCTTGGTGA
- the LOC127119912 gene encoding pentatricopeptide repeat-containing protein At4g19220, mitochondrial: protein MRTWVVFHLKLKHVTSTFQNFRSRKSSSFHSFSSQNNQNRIFSTVGVAFPPCDPSMLSRCCRRFCNATHLFDKMPQRVLHVREVHFELVVDCIKLSLKKPNIVTATVVHSAALKIGALAYLPASTSLFTLYSKAGDFTSSRALFEDSHIRDVISWNAIISASLENKCYKAAVEFFEKMIKDQNRFDSTTLLLMVSTLLHMKNFDQGKAIHCVSIKYGMLVDISLCNALINMYAKCGDLNSCDSEYLFEEVEYKDVVSWNSMMRGCLYNGDPEKTLCYFRRIFFSEETADHVSLSCAISACSSLGELDFGECIHGQVIKLGYKDNSHVSVANSLISLYSQCEVVDVAETVFREIAYKDIVSWNAMMEGYASNENIHEVFDLMVEMQTTGSFQPDIVTLTTILPLCAELMLSREGRTIHGYSIRRQMLSHHLPLRNGLIDMYSKCNLVEKAELLFNSTKERDLVSWNAMISGYSLNKYSEKAQNLFKELLCCSPNCSASTVFSILSSCDSPNSLNFGKSVHSWQLKSGFLNHILSVNFLMQMYINCGDLSSGFSILQENSSIADIASWNTIIVGCVRGDHFQKALETFMLMRQKPHFNYDSITLANVLSAIANMELLNQGKSLHSLAVKSPFGSDTRVQNSLITMYDRCRDINSARKMFKFHSSSNLCTWNCMISALSHNKKSREALELFHCLPFKPNEFTIVSILSACTQIGLLRCGKQVHAYMFRYGYQKNSFISAALVDMYSNSGRLDNAIQVFRHSTKSESAWNSMIAAYGNHGNGEKAIKLFHEMCESGIKVTKSTFVSLLSACSHSGIVSQGLGYYECMLEKYGIKPEAEHQVYVVDMLGRSGRIDEAYEFTKGLQCNLSSGVWGMLLSVCNYHGEIKLGKKVAEHLFKLEPENVGYYISLSNMYVAAGSWKDATELRQSIYDQGLRKCAGYSLIDVGLG from the coding sequence ATGAGAACATGGGtagtttttcatttgaagctAAAGCATGTAACAAGCACCTTTCAAAATTTTCGATCTAGAAAGTCATCTTCATTCCATTCATTTTCTTCACAAAACAACCAAAATAGGATTTTCAGCACTGTTGGGGTTGCTTTTCCTCCATGTGATCCTTCCATGTTGTCACGTTGTTGTCGTCGTTTTTGTAACGCCACTCATCTGTTTGATAAAATGCCACAAAGGGTTCTTCATGTAAGAGAGGTTCATTTTGAGCTTGTTGTTGATTGTATTAAATTATCCCTGAAAAAACCTAACATTGTGACTGCCACTGTTGTGCATTCTGCTGCCTTGAAGATAGGTGCTCTAGCTTACCTTCCAGCTTCAACATCTTTATTCACTCTTTATTCCAAAGCTGGAGACTTTACCTCTTCTAGGGCTTTATTTGAAGACAGTCACATCAGAGATGTTATTTCTTGGAATGCTATTATTTCGGCATCTCTCGAAAACAAATGCTATAAAGCAGCAGTGGAGTTCTTTGAGAAAATGATCAAGGACCAAAATAGGTTTGATTCCACCACTCTATTGCTTATGGTATCAACTTTGTTGCACATGAAAAACTTTGATCAAGGAAAGGCGATTCATTGCGTGAGCATAAAATATGGGATGCTTGTGGATATCAGTTTATGTAATGCTCTTATTAACATGTATGCTAAGTGTGGTGACCTAAACTCTTGTGATTCTGAGTATCTATTTGAAGAGGTGGAATATAAAGATGTTGTTTCCTGGAACTCGATGATGAGAGGATGTCTTTACAACGGCGATCCGGAGAAAACGTTGTGTTATTTCAGAAGGATTTTTTTTTCTGAAGAAACGGCAGACCATGTCAGCCTTTCTTGTGCTATTTCGGCGTGTTCGAGTTTGGGAGAATTGGATTTTGGAGAATGCATTCATGGTCAAGTAATCAAACTGGGATACAAGGATAACTCTCATGTTTCGGTCGCAAACTCTCTCATTTCATTATATTCACAATGTGAGGTCGTTGATGTTGCAGAGACTGTATTCAGAGAAATAGCTTACAAAGATATTGTTTCTTGGAATGCAATGATGGAAGGAtatgcttcaaatgaaaatattcatgaagtttttgatCTTATGGTTGAAATGCAAACTACAGGATCTTTCCAACCTGATATAGTAACGTTAACTACCATACTTCCACTTTGTGCAGAACTAATGCTCTCCAGAGAAGGAAGAACTATCCATGGATATTCAATTAGAAGACAAATGTTATCTCATCATCTTCCTTTGCGGAACGGTCTTATAGACATGTATTCGAAGTGCAACCTTGTCGAGAAAGCCGAGCTCTTGTTCAATTCTACAAAAGAGAGAGACTTGGTCTCATGGAATGCAATGATATCTGGCTATTCCTTGAACAAATATTCTGAAAAGGCTCAAAATTTGTTCAAAGAACTGCTATGTTGCAGTCCAAACTGCAGCGCGTCGACTGTTTTCTCCATTCTATCTTCCTGCGACTCTCCGAATAGTCTCAACTTTGGAAAATCGGTTCACAGCTGGCAATTAAAATCTGGTTTTTTGAACCACATTCTCTCGGTAAATTTTCTCATGCAAATGTATATCAACTGTGGAGACCTAAGTTCTGGTTTCTCAATTTTGCAAGAGAATTCTTCTATAGCAGATATTGCTTCATGGAACACTATAATTGTAGGTTGTGTAAGAGGTGACCATTTTCAAAAGGCTTTAGAGACTTTCATGTTAATGAGACAAAAACCTCATTTCAACTATGACTCCATAACCCTTGCAAATGTTTTATCTGCCATTGCAAACATGGAACTACTCAACCAAGGAAAGTCTCTCCACAGCCTTGCTGTTAAATCTCCTTTCGGGTCAGATACCCGTGTTCAGAACTCCTTAATTACCATGTATGACAGATGCAGAGACATCAACAGTGCTAGAAAAATGTTCAAATTCCATTCTAGTTCCAATCTATGCACATGGAACTGCATGATCTCAGCTTTATCACATAACAAGAAAAGTAGAGAAGCATTGGAACTATTCCATTGTCTTCCTTTTAAACCGAATGAGTTCACGATCGTTAGTATTCTCTCCGCGTGCACTCAAATTGGTCTTCTAAGATGCGGAAAACAAGTTCATGCCTACATGTTCAGGTATGGATATCAAAAGAATTCTTTCATATCAGCAGCTCTTGTAGATATGTACAGCAACAGTGGAAGACTGGACAATGCTATCCAAGTATTCAGACATTCGACGAAGTCAGAATCAGCTTGGAATTCAATGATTGCTGCATATGGTAATCATGGAAATGGAGAAAAAGCTATCAAACTCTTCCATGAGATGTGTGAGTCAGGAATTAAAGTGACCAAAAGCACATTTGTTAGTCTTTTATCTGCATGCAGCCATTCCGGAATTGTGAGCCAAGGACTTGGGTACTATGAATGTATGTTGGAGAAATACGGCATAAAACCTGAGGCTGAACATCAAGTTTATGTGGTTGACATGTTAGGAAGATCAGGTAGAATTGATGAGGCTTATGAGTTTACAAAAGGGTTACAATGCAATTTAAGTTCAGGTGTATGGGGAATGCTTTTAAGTGTATGCAACTATCATGGAGAAATTAAGTTGGGAAAAAAAGTTGCTGAACATCTCTTTAAATTGGAACCTGAAAATGTTGGATATTATATATCATTGTCAAATATGTATGTTGCAGCAGGAAGCTGGAAAGATGCCACTGAGTTGAGACAATCTATCTATGACCAAGGATTAAGAAAATGTGCAGGCTATAGCCTTATTGATGTTGGTTTGGGATAA
- the LOC127119914 gene encoding glycine-rich protein A3 — protein MGGGNDNRDESDKGVLSHLAHGLAQGAHGYPPGAYPPPPGAYPPPGHGYPPPGQGYPPHQGGYPPAGYPPAGYPPPGGYPPPGGYPPAGGGYGYPPAGYPGSHGPPHAPAPGLFGHAGHSGAGAGMGAMGGMGGLIAGAAAAYGAHRVSHGHYGHGGYGHMGHGKFKHGKFGKGGKFKHGKFGKHGMFGKWK, from the exons ATGGGAGGTGGAAATGATAATCGTGATGAATCTGACAAAGGAGTTTTGTCACATTTAGCTCATGGGTTAGCTCAAGGTGCTCATGGTTATCCGCCAGGAGCATATCCTCCACCGCCAGGAGCATATCCTCCACCTGGACATGGCTACCCTCCACCTGGACAAGGCTACCCTCCACATCAAGGGGGTTATCCTCCCGCTGGTTACCCTCCTGCTGGTTATCCTCCACCCGGTGGTTATCCTCCACCAGGTGGTTATCCTCCAGCCGGCGGCGGTTATGGTTATCCGCCTGCTGGTTATCCTGGTTCACATGGTCCACCACATGCCCCAGCCCCAG GGCTTTTTGGGCATGCCGGGCATAGCGGTGCAGGTGCAGGTATGGGTGCAATGGGTGGAATGGGCGGATTGATTGCTGGTGCCGCCGCTGCTTATGGCGCCCACCGTGTTTCCCATGGCCATTATGGACATGGAGGGTATGGTCACATGGGCCATGGAAAATTCAAGCATGGAAAATTCGGCAAGGGTGGGAAATTTAAGCATGGAAAATTTGGCAAGCATGGTATGTTCGGAAAGTGGAAGTAA